In Deinococcus misasensis DSM 22328, a single window of DNA contains:
- a CDS encoding RecQ family ATP-dependent DNA helicase, whose amino-acid sequence MTSFKPTPPHATSHPRYTPEDQQWVVKAIEQGLRIPDLARHLERSESGILSFLARYGMLGMYLTRHPEDKVVHKKFSAEQVRELIKKPYQKVPEVSAALVERQKERRDQDEDLRKKLLAELESGATAQEVARRHGRTLKEVYRKLHHLGLVETLLLQHPGHLRELQVHLDEVTYAKYVLKMDRLKKQKKQPSSTKPAPLPEQSPTPVLPNLTLQQRLERPCPVFEGFCAQHKVSDLHARQALKQMQKRKVMVLIRRHGWFAAPRATLEELAAELQVSKERVRQLQAKSEKALIGMGRRLKKQQEETPTLPTADEVAEKPEQVQWAEVQSRLPAGWRVMDLEVTLGGELIEGVLVGREQVWHFTANDAPLMVFPLLDTRVLVGHNLRRFDLPHLRHFMQPSLLSQLGERVLDTLELCSLVFPGEPTQALEKPYREYVSQSDPLEDTLETHLRFEKARAQIPQLSPVLHQAARRLLPVGPLRDLFDEVDAVWPPELHNLKTHLWSLPLQREENLGALIYLSWALQQDRVSHRRPAWTERTFEGFAEAERHHQPLNLSEAHLTRELQSFYGEEYRFREGQLEIVQALMKGETVPLGLLPTGGGKSLTFQFPALFLSKHRRGLTVVVCPLQALMEDQVLNLQLQLPQWAERAAFLSGTQSPEEQRKVLDGVWEGRIDLLYVSPERLRNVAVQGMLRHRQPHLWVLDEAHTLSQWGMDFRPDFLRIPRIIRDIHEGGQLPLLGFVTATATQQVVSDLQEKFVQELQPLLGRPMQKVPLEVTFRWRSEIQTEVRQVPRSERLKVIVEKLHLAREQGVSIVYVQSRMLAESYAQLLEEQGFLCRAFHARITPAEKRAVLQQFKDGELEVVVATSAFGMGIDRAGIHTVIHAGPPSSPESYLQEIGRVARKPGETGHALLLWDDRDFQMLFEHEKNNRIGSEKALKDTWNVVKKRLSSPPLHRWVSSFELSHLLPQDDPEALVTQSRVALFALERYELVFEGEQRPAVLKITLHPSQQKLGVEGRKLLKLFSHHSTRMGVELQVDIREAALLCSLTPARVIRGLGQLVKSGHARWSYQVSLRVRRGAKGRLDAVTASVRAFLAHLTEEPDVDLQQLHLEQVNADLMRRGKQARLHLALKAASSLGLSHTRMERLTARITFTDPDLSVGGWAMKFDERYGQFRGFALEVLEKMQEVGEGLTLNVAELEQHFPPSGDLTVLDGLGALQVLGVLDFTRGDFEQGSVFHLKAGTRPRYNAVAYRPLEQHYENRARRLHAMREILKQPDEAERTRLITSYFTEDLQVFCERHLPYPETAGTLQIPEFQHKILSNLSDTQRQIVLDSTSRALLVLAGPGSGKTRTIVHRVANLVALRGVPAERVLVLAYNRTAVAEVRERISELIGELSIHVDVFTFHGLARKLTGLSEKDAPDTLKDPQQKFDWILKEAIQHLKEHDSPYQYVLVDEYQDIKTLEYQFVTLLARFDGNADEEESEQRGYLVAVGDDDQNLYSFQGADIRFIHQFQEDYQVGQDKVLTLSTNHRSGPGIVKVANRFIEFTIPHTERLKGEHNRITSQHETGGEVRLGRYTRRLDAAFTIAQEIQRLLQKEVPPEEIAVVARTWEELSEVQHFLREKGIRVQLLNVHDQLRPVSSLVGREVQSVLLEDKGKVSEDPRQTLEDTRLLLNLSSRDHSWPALLDSVSKLTRPTFEQMALRMENTRPISPQGVVLSTYHSAKGCEFEQVFVLSENVPPEATRDDTRALYVALTRAKRGLHVLRHEHTCHPALKNRDFQLGLLQDGVTPFPVQAPAEDPTHLTFEIMPDPSDFYLSSPRVVHVDGRLAVRRFAQQWGPLELHGNLVTHFGQPVAHLSKHSTLVSRILKYQSQQGKITPVGHMVMQCLRDDEWYERAGYEGPEDHHHLVLPVFRVTLPFRGTSPRSP is encoded by the coding sequence ATGACGTCATTCAAGCCCACACCTCCCCACGCCACCAGCCATCCCCGCTACACCCCAGAGGACCAGCAGTGGGTGGTGAAGGCCATCGAGCAGGGGTTGCGGATCCCGGACCTCGCCCGTCATCTGGAGCGCAGCGAGTCAGGCATCCTGAGTTTCCTGGCCCGTTACGGGATGCTCGGCATGTACCTGACACGTCACCCCGAGGACAAAGTGGTGCACAAGAAATTCTCGGCTGAGCAGGTGCGAGAACTGATCAAAAAGCCGTACCAAAAGGTCCCCGAGGTTTCCGCAGCGTTGGTGGAACGCCAAAAAGAACGCCGGGATCAAGATGAAGATCTCAGGAAAAAACTGCTGGCCGAGCTTGAGTCTGGAGCCACTGCGCAGGAGGTGGCCCGGAGGCATGGCCGCACCCTGAAAGAGGTGTACCGGAAGCTTCACCATCTGGGGCTCGTGGAAACCTTGCTGTTGCAGCACCCGGGGCACCTCAGGGAATTGCAGGTGCATCTGGATGAGGTCACTTACGCAAAGTACGTGCTGAAGATGGACCGCTTGAAGAAGCAAAAGAAGCAGCCGTCCAGTACCAAGCCTGCCCCCCTCCCAGAGCAGAGCCCCACCCCTGTCCTTCCGAACCTGACTTTGCAGCAGCGGCTGGAGAGGCCATGTCCTGTTTTTGAGGGGTTTTGTGCCCAGCACAAGGTCTCCGACCTGCATGCCCGGCAAGCCTTAAAGCAAATGCAGAAACGCAAGGTGATGGTCCTGATCCGGCGGCACGGCTGGTTTGCTGCGCCCAGAGCCACCCTTGAAGAACTTGCAGCGGAATTGCAGGTGAGCAAAGAGCGGGTGCGTCAACTGCAAGCCAAATCCGAGAAAGCCCTGATTGGCATGGGGCGCCGTCTGAAAAAGCAGCAGGAGGAAACTCCAACCCTCCCCACTGCGGATGAGGTCGCGGAAAAACCCGAGCAGGTCCAGTGGGCTGAGGTGCAAAGCCGCCTTCCAGCAGGGTGGCGGGTGATGGATCTGGAAGTCACCCTCGGGGGTGAACTGATTGAAGGGGTGCTGGTGGGTCGGGAGCAGGTGTGGCACTTCACCGCCAATGACGCCCCGTTGATGGTGTTTCCTTTGCTGGACACCCGGGTGCTGGTGGGGCACAACCTGAGGCGCTTTGACCTCCCTCACCTCAGGCACTTCATGCAGCCCTCTTTGCTGAGTCAGCTGGGAGAGCGGGTGCTGGACACTTTGGAGTTGTGCTCACTGGTCTTCCCGGGCGAGCCCACCCAGGCCCTCGAGAAACCGTACCGGGAGTACGTCAGCCAGAGCGATCCGCTGGAAGACACCCTGGAAACCCACCTGCGCTTCGAGAAAGCCAGAGCCCAGATTCCGCAGCTTTCCCCGGTGCTGCATCAAGCAGCAAGGCGACTCTTGCCGGTTGGACCCCTCAGGGACCTGTTTGATGAGGTGGACGCAGTGTGGCCACCTGAACTCCACAACCTCAAAACCCACCTGTGGTCCCTTCCCCTGCAGCGAGAAGAGAACCTCGGGGCGTTGATTTACCTGTCGTGGGCTTTGCAGCAAGACCGGGTGTCGCACCGCCGTCCAGCGTGGACGGAACGCACCTTTGAGGGTTTTGCGGAGGCCGAAAGGCACCACCAGCCCCTGAACCTCTCAGAAGCACACCTCACCCGGGAACTGCAAAGCTTTTACGGGGAGGAGTACCGTTTCCGGGAAGGTCAACTGGAGATTGTGCAGGCCCTGATGAAAGGGGAAACCGTCCCTTTGGGCCTCCTTCCCACCGGTGGAGGCAAGAGCCTGACTTTTCAGTTTCCGGCCCTGTTTCTCAGCAAGCACCGCCGGGGCCTCACCGTGGTGGTGTGCCCGCTTCAAGCCCTGATGGAAGATCAGGTGCTGAACTTGCAACTGCAGCTCCCCCAGTGGGCAGAAAGGGCAGCTTTTCTGAGCGGAACCCAGAGCCCGGAAGAGCAGCGCAAAGTGCTGGATGGGGTGTGGGAGGGCCGCATTGACCTTTTGTACGTCTCGCCGGAGCGCCTGAGGAACGTGGCGGTGCAGGGGATGCTGCGCCACCGGCAGCCCCACCTGTGGGTGCTGGATGAAGCGCACACCCTCTCCCAGTGGGGCATGGATTTCAGGCCGGATTTTTTGCGCATCCCCCGGATCATTCGGGACATCCATGAAGGCGGGCAGCTTCCCCTCTTGGGTTTCGTGACCGCCACCGCCACCCAGCAGGTGGTTTCGGATTTGCAAGAAAAATTCGTGCAGGAGTTGCAGCCCCTGCTGGGCAGGCCCATGCAGAAAGTGCCTCTGGAGGTGACATTTCGCTGGCGCAGCGAAATCCAGACTGAAGTCCGGCAGGTGCCGCGCAGCGAACGCCTGAAGGTGATCGTGGAAAAGCTGCACCTTGCCCGGGAGCAGGGGGTGTCGATCGTTTACGTGCAGTCCCGCATGCTCGCAGAAAGTTACGCCCAACTTCTGGAAGAGCAGGGTTTCCTGTGCCGGGCCTTTCATGCCCGCATCACCCCGGCAGAGAAGCGCGCGGTGCTGCAGCAGTTCAAAGATGGAGAACTGGAGGTGGTGGTGGCCACCAGTGCCTTCGGGATGGGCATTGACCGGGCAGGGATTCACACGGTGATTCATGCAGGGCCGCCTTCCAGTCCAGAAAGCTACCTGCAAGAAATCGGTCGGGTGGCCAGAAAGCCAGGTGAGACCGGACACGCCTTGTTGTTGTGGGACGACCGCGATTTTCAGATGCTGTTCGAGCATGAGAAAAACAACCGCATTGGCAGTGAAAAAGCCCTCAAGGACACCTGGAATGTGGTCAAAAAACGCCTGTCGTCTCCCCCACTGCACCGCTGGGTGTCCAGCTTTGAACTCAGCCACCTGCTGCCCCAGGACGACCCGGAAGCGCTGGTGACCCAGTCGAGGGTGGCCCTGTTTGCCCTTGAGCGTTACGAGCTGGTTTTTGAGGGAGAGCAGCGACCCGCGGTCCTCAAAATCACCTTGCACCCCAGCCAGCAAAAGTTGGGGGTGGAGGGCCGCAAGCTGCTGAAGCTGTTTTCCCACCACTCCACCCGCATGGGGGTGGAATTGCAGGTGGACATCCGCGAAGCCGCGCTGTTGTGCAGCCTGACCCCCGCCAGGGTGATCAGGGGGCTGGGTCAACTGGTGAAAAGCGGTCATGCCCGCTGGAGTTATCAGGTGTCTTTGCGGGTCAGGCGCGGGGCAAAAGGCCGTCTGGACGCCGTGACCGCCAGTGTGCGGGCCTTTCTCGCCCACCTCACCGAGGAGCCGGACGTGGACCTGCAGCAACTGCACCTCGAGCAGGTGAATGCCGATTTGATGCGCAGGGGCAAACAGGCCCGGCTGCACCTCGCCCTCAAAGCCGCCTCCAGTCTGGGTTTGTCCCACACCCGCATGGAGCGCCTCACCGCCCGCATCACCTTCACCGACCCTGACCTTTCTGTGGGAGGGTGGGCCATGAAATTCGATGAACGCTACGGGCAATTCCGGGGCTTTGCCCTTGAGGTGCTCGAAAAAATGCAGGAGGTGGGTGAAGGCCTGACCCTCAATGTGGCCGAGTTGGAGCAGCACTTCCCTCCCAGCGGTGACCTCACAGTGCTGGACGGCCTCGGTGCCCTGCAGGTGCTGGGGGTGCTGGATTTCACCCGAGGGGATTTCGAGCAAGGCTCGGTGTTTCACCTGAAAGCCGGCACCCGGCCCCGCTACAACGCGGTGGCTTACCGGCCTCTGGAGCAGCATTACGAGAACCGCGCGAGGCGGCTGCACGCCATGCGGGAAATCCTCAAGCAACCCGACGAAGCAGAGCGCACCCGGCTGATCACCAGTTACTTCACCGAAGACCTGCAGGTGTTCTGTGAGCGTCACCTGCCTTACCCGGAGACTGCAGGCACCCTGCAAATCCCCGAGTTTCAGCACAAAATCCTCTCGAACCTCAGTGACACCCAAAGACAGATTGTGCTGGACAGCACCTCCCGGGCGCTGCTGGTGCTGGCGGGGCCGGGCTCTGGGAAGACCCGCACCATCGTGCACCGGGTGGCGAATTTGGTGGCCTTGAGGGGGGTTCCCGCCGAACGGGTGCTGGTGCTGGCCTACAACCGCACCGCAGTGGCAGAAGTGCGCGAGCGCATCAGTGAACTGATTGGGGAGCTCTCCATCCACGTGGACGTGTTCACCTTTCACGGCTTGGCCCGCAAACTCACCGGGCTCAGCGAAAAAGACGCTCCGGACACCCTCAAAGACCCCCAGCAGAAATTCGACTGGATCCTGAAAGAGGCCATCCAGCACCTCAAAGAGCACGACAGTCCCTACCAGTACGTGCTGGTCGATGAGTATCAGGACATCAAAACCCTCGAGTACCAGTTTGTGACCTTGCTGGCCCGCTTTGACGGCAACGCCGACGAAGAGGAAAGCGAACAGCGGGGTTACCTGGTGGCTGTTGGGGATGACGACCAGAACCTGTACAGCTTTCAAGGGGCAGACATCCGCTTCATTCACCAGTTCCAAGAGGATTATCAGGTGGGGCAAGACAAAGTCCTCACCCTCTCCACCAACCACCGTTCCGGGCCGGGCATCGTCAAGGTGGCCAACCGCTTCATCGAATTCACCATTCCCCACACAGAGCGCCTCAAAGGGGAACACAACCGCATCACCAGCCAGCACGAAACCGGCGGGGAAGTGCGACTGGGGCGCTACACCCGAAGGCTGGACGCCGCGTTCACCATCGCCCAAGAAATCCAGAGGTTGCTTCAAAAGGAGGTCCCACCCGAAGAAATTGCGGTGGTGGCCCGCACCTGGGAGGAACTCAGCGAAGTGCAGCACTTCCTGCGCGAAAAAGGCATCCGGGTGCAACTCCTCAACGTGCATGACCAGTTGCGTCCAGTGTCTTCTCTGGTGGGCCGGGAAGTGCAGTCGGTCCTGCTGGAAGACAAAGGCAAAGTGAGTGAAGACCCGCGTCAAACCCTCGAAGACACCCGCCTTTTGCTGAACCTCAGTTCCAGAGATCACTCGTGGCCTGCCCTTCTGGACAGCGTCTCCAAACTCACCCGACCAACTTTTGAGCAGATGGCCCTGCGCATGGAAAACACCCGCCCGATCTCCCCTCAGGGGGTGGTGCTTTCCACTTACCACAGTGCCAAGGGCTGTGAATTTGAACAGGTGTTCGTGCTCAGCGAAAACGTGCCCCCTGAAGCCACCCGGGACGACACACGCGCCCTGTATGTGGCCCTCACCCGCGCCAAACGTGGTCTTCACGTCCTTCGCCACGAGCACACCTGCCACCCAGCCCTGAAAAACCGGGATTTTCAACTGGGCCTCTTGCAAGACGGAGTCACCCCTTTCCCGGTGCAGGCCCCAGCAGAGGACCCCACCCACCTGACTTTTGAAATCATGCCCGACCCCAGCGATTTTTACCTGTCCTCCCCCAGAGTGGTGCATGTGGACGGACGCCTCGCTGTGCGGCGATTCGCCCAGCAGTGGGGACCTCTGGAACTGCATGGGAACTTGGTCACCCACTTCGGGCAACCGGTGGCCCACCTCAGCAAGCACAGCACTCTGGTCTCGCGGATCCTCAAGTACCAGAGCCAGCAAGGCAAAATCACCCCGGTGGGTCACATGGTGATGCAATGCCTCAGGGACGATGAATGGTACGAAAGGGCAGGTTACGAAGGGCCCGAAGACCACCATCACCTGGTGCTTCCGGTGTTCCGGGTGACCTTGCCGTTCAGAGGGACCTCTCCAAGATCACCCTGA
- a CDS encoding SMI1/KNR4 family protein produces the protein MGLDEQLNRIRSKLKHVQEKNPQGRDPRELVLQPPLTLSQVEQFESKHGITLPEDFRRFVLEVGSSGFGPAYGLETLDRWFCEADAPDGIQKPAIVQPDLQAEHWWEDFGVDEDERYQGTLYIATHGCTYEILLVLNGPHRGRVVYVDLDEYTRPFFPENQSFVSWYERWLDENLWGYDLDWFGYTVPGTEADLLRMASSAAFPVQRRCDAILSLWRLPSLRSETVQFLVDGLSETEEVALASIQILKNLVRNLVNHFLLPVLSDQRPGVRQEAFSKIIWANKPPGPYTLERRALVTDPATPQQSLDLLQFLKDHLQDPDGKVAATAVTALADLDQPLYSFQELRQSPHPEVRAVYLDQLGHQALQEPYTTDEQQHMWEWMLAGLEDPDAQVRNKAVSGLKTFTHQVDDPEHPPLKEVWRSTSIQRLHEGFTTEPDVEVRKTILFVARYAFDLSGAQTIFLMAAQQPDLATRQAVLSEIDEAFRNGGAKPSDGFRKEPTIHQVLDLLSQGDVVVPEEQALTLQARKLRKRCF, from the coding sequence ATGGGCCTTGATGAACAACTGAATCGCATTCGCAGCAAATTGAAGCATGTGCAAGAAAAAAATCCACAGGGCAGGGATCCCAGAGAACTGGTTCTGCAACCGCCTTTAACGCTTTCCCAGGTGGAACAGTTCGAGAGCAAACATGGCATCACCCTGCCAGAAGATTTTCGCCGATTTGTGCTGGAGGTGGGCTCCAGTGGTTTCGGCCCAGCTTACGGCCTGGAAACCCTGGACCGCTGGTTTTGTGAAGCGGACGCTCCAGACGGCATCCAGAAACCTGCCATCGTGCAACCTGACCTGCAGGCCGAACACTGGTGGGAAGACTTTGGGGTGGATGAGGATGAACGCTACCAAGGCACCCTTTACATCGCAACCCACGGCTGCACCTATGAAATCCTTCTGGTCCTGAATGGCCCCCACCGTGGACGGGTGGTTTATGTTGACCTGGACGAATACACCAGACCTTTTTTTCCAGAGAACCAGAGCTTTGTGTCTTGGTATGAGCGCTGGCTGGATGAAAATCTGTGGGGTTACGACCTGGACTGGTTCGGGTACACAGTGCCTGGCACAGAGGCAGACCTGTTGAGAATGGCTTCTTCGGCAGCCTTTCCTGTACAGAGGCGTTGTGACGCGATCCTGAGTCTGTGGCGCCTCCCCTCTCTGAGGAGCGAGACCGTGCAATTCCTGGTGGATGGGCTCTCTGAAACAGAGGAGGTTGCCCTGGCCAGCATCCAGATCCTGAAAAACCTGGTGAGAAACCTGGTGAACCACTTTCTGCTTCCGGTGCTTTCGGATCAAAGGCCTGGAGTGAGGCAAGAAGCCTTCAGCAAAATCATCTGGGCAAACAAGCCACCTGGTCCCTACACCCTGGAGCGACGAGCACTGGTCACAGATCCTGCCACACCCCAACAGTCCCTTGACCTCCTGCAATTCCTGAAGGACCACTTGCAAGACCCAGATGGAAAAGTGGCTGCCACTGCCGTGACTGCCCTGGCAGACCTGGATCAGCCCCTGTATTCCTTTCAGGAGTTGCGTCAAAGCCCTCACCCTGAGGTGCGAGCAGTTTATCTGGATCAATTGGGGCATCAGGCGCTGCAAGAACCCTACACCACGGATGAGCAGCAACACATGTGGGAATGGATGCTGGCTGGCCTGGAGGATCCAGATGCACAGGTGCGCAACAAGGCCGTTTCCGGCTTAAAGACCTTCACCCACCAGGTGGATGATCCCGAACACCCACCTCTGAAAGAAGTGTGGAGAAGCACCAGCATCCAGCGGTTGCATGAGGGATTCACCACAGAACCTGATGTGGAAGTGCGCAAAACCATTCTTTTCGTGGCAAGGTACGCTTTCGACCTGTCAGGCGCACAGACCATTTTCCTGATGGCCGCACAGCAGCCGGACCTGGCCACCCGCCAGGCAGTCTTGAGCGAAATTGATGAAGCATTCCGGAATGGTGGGGCAAAACCCTCTGACGGGTTCCGCAAAGAACCCACCATTCATCAGGTGCTGGACCTCCTGTCTCAAGGCGATGTGGTGGTTCCAGAAGAACAAGCGCTGACCCTTCAGGCCCGCAAACTCCGCAAACGGTGCTTTTGA
- a CDS encoding ATP-binding protein, whose protein sequence is MHHPDDLTEFLASVVQAQQLLAAQQNRRRLQEQLQRDLHQFKEEALSLLTVFQTELPQDPSDVLTAVQALHLQLQEALRVQQRQQDLHTHLEHLTREVQDAQQQLDQARFKLQEQHVLAQRADENAQKELQYAQKQLEQAEDAVQHATAQFLAWAAKHQLVSQHPSEARTELLMVQDASRQLHNLTQAELEHQHLHNQTSFFESTAAKVLAQAGRPQSGSGFELLEALRQAVRDLEEAQQQQQALQITARKMKEVDQERQELEKRIHTFRQALRQTYSRLNVTSLSQLREHWTLQQERLKLEQRVHEAALYVHRSSGQHAEAIIQQLNQALPVEWKSEQQEVQEELHTLDQQVEDLHLQLAQLDVRLQQLEESASATQLKQTLEHKQTQLVRDAQQWVVRRLAQQLLSGTLKEYERTKGPEVLRHASEVFASITEGRYQRVRANDNHTQLRIFQEDDQPLDVQQLSRGTQEQLYLSVRLGLARVLGERTVRLPLIMDDVLVNADPDRASGLAQALAEVSHEHQVIYLTCHPLHTQILQAAQPAAHVLKLQRLQAGGQVSGPDTPLLQNLQANHILEYLSQEGEPRSAEQIRLALNAEQGALSTLLSQLINAGSVDRVGQKRGTRYALKTTSGLVGD, encoded by the coding sequence TTGCACCACCCGGATGACCTCACCGAATTCCTCGCCTCGGTGGTGCAGGCCCAGCAACTCCTCGCAGCCCAACAGAACCGCCGCAGGCTGCAAGAACAACTCCAAAGGGACCTGCACCAATTCAAGGAAGAAGCCCTCTCCCTGCTGACGGTGTTTCAGACCGAACTCCCACAAGACCCCAGTGACGTGCTCACTGCCGTGCAAGCCCTGCACCTGCAGTTGCAAGAGGCCCTGAGGGTCCAGCAACGCCAGCAGGACCTGCACACCCACCTCGAACACCTGACACGCGAAGTGCAAGACGCCCAGCAGCAATTGGATCAAGCCCGCTTCAAACTTCAGGAACAACATGTGCTGGCCCAGCGGGCCGATGAAAACGCCCAGAAAGAATTGCAGTACGCCCAAAAACAACTCGAGCAGGCCGAGGACGCCGTCCAGCACGCCACAGCACAATTCCTTGCCTGGGCCGCCAAGCACCAGTTGGTCTCCCAACACCCCAGCGAGGCCCGCACCGAACTCCTGATGGTCCAGGACGCCAGCCGGCAACTGCACAACCTCACCCAGGCTGAACTTGAACACCAGCACCTGCACAACCAGACCAGCTTCTTCGAAAGCACAGCCGCCAAGGTACTCGCACAGGCAGGGCGCCCCCAGAGCGGCTCGGGATTCGAACTGCTCGAAGCCCTGCGTCAGGCGGTCCGTGACCTTGAGGAGGCCCAGCAGCAACAGCAGGCCCTGCAAATCACCGCACGCAAAATGAAAGAGGTGGATCAGGAACGTCAGGAGCTGGAGAAACGCATCCACACCTTCCGTCAGGCCCTGCGCCAGACCTACAGCCGCCTGAACGTCACCTCCCTCAGCCAGTTGCGCGAACACTGGACCTTGCAGCAAGAACGCCTCAAACTCGAACAGCGGGTGCATGAAGCCGCCCTTTACGTGCACCGCTCCAGCGGCCAGCACGCTGAAGCCATCATCCAGCAACTCAATCAGGCCCTACCCGTCGAATGGAAAAGCGAACAACAGGAGGTGCAAGAAGAACTCCACACCCTCGACCAGCAGGTGGAAGACCTGCACCTGCAGCTCGCCCAGCTGGACGTGCGGCTGCAACAACTCGAAGAGTCGGCTTCGGCCACCCAGCTCAAACAGACCCTTGAACACAAACAAACCCAGCTGGTGCGAGATGCCCAGCAGTGGGTGGTCCGTCGCCTCGCCCAGCAACTGCTGTCCGGCACCCTCAAAGAGTACGAGCGCACCAAAGGACCCGAAGTGCTCCGCCACGCCTCAGAGGTGTTCGCCAGCATCACCGAAGGCCGCTACCAGCGGGTGCGGGCCAACGACAACCACACCCAGTTGCGGATTTTTCAGGAAGACGACCAACCCCTCGACGTGCAGCAACTCAGCCGCGGCACCCAGGAGCAACTCTACCTCAGCGTGCGGCTGGGCCTCGCCCGGGTGCTGGGGGAACGCACCGTGCGCCTGCCCCTGATCATGGACGATGTGCTGGTCAACGCCGACCCAGATCGGGCCAGTGGTCTGGCGCAGGCCCTCGCGGAAGTCAGCCATGAGCACCAGGTGATCTACCTCACCTGCCATCCCCTCCACACCCAGATCCTGCAAGCGGCCCAGCCCGCAGCGCACGTGTTGAAACTGCAACGCCTGCAGGCCGGGGGGCAGGTGTCTGGACCGGATACACCCCTGCTGCAAAACCTGCAGGCCAACCACATCCTCGAATACCTCTCTCAGGAAGGCGAACCGCGCAGCGCAGAGCAAATCCGACTGGCCCTCAACGCAGAACAGGGCGCACTCAGCACCCTGCTGAGCCAGCTCATCAACGCCGGGAGTGTGGACCGAGTGGGCCAGAAGCGCGGCACCCGCTATGCCCTCAAAACCACCTCTGGGCTGGTCGGGGACTGA